A single region of the Anguilla anguilla isolate fAngAng1 chromosome 17, fAngAng1.pri, whole genome shotgun sequence genome encodes:
- the kat8 gene encoding LOW QUALITY PROTEIN: histone acetyltransferase KAT8 (The sequence of the model RefSeq protein was modified relative to this genomic sequence to represent the inferred CDS: inserted 2 bases in 1 codon; deleted 3 bases in 2 codons; substituted 2 bases at 2 genomic stop codons), which translates to MSNGQSVNCRLDEWVGKERWLXPRRXRDAVRRRVERGMGELLEHCERKITENQKRKHDDINHIQKTYAEMDPTTAGIEKEHEAITKVKYVDEIPIGHFEINAWYFSPFPEDYGKQPKLGICEYCLKYMRFEKASRYHLSQCQCRQPPGKESYRRSISVYEIAGRDHKIYRQNICLLAKLFLDHKTLYXDMEPFVFDIQTEVDKLGAHIVACFSKEKESPDGNKAA; encoded by the exons ATGTCGAACGGACAATCCG TCAACTGTCGGCTGGACGAGTGGGTGGGGAAAGAGCGCTGGCTGTAACCCAGACGGTGAAGGGATGCGGTGAGACGGcgtgtggagagagggatgggagagCTGTTGGAACACTGCGAGCGGAAGATC ACCGAAAACCAGAAGCGTAAACACGACGATATCAACCACATCCAGAAG acatatGCGGAAATGGACCCAACTACAGCAGGCATTGAGAAGGAGCATGAAGCT atcacTAAAGTAAAGTATGTAGATGAGATCCCGATTGGACATTTTGAGATCAATGCCTGGTACTTCTCGCCCTTCCCAGAAGACTATGGGAAGCAGCCCAAGCTGGGGATCTGTGAATACTGCCTCAAGTACATGAGATTCGAGAAGGCCTCCAGATACCACCTG TCTCAGTGTCAGTGCAGACAGCCTCCAGGGAAAGAGAGCTACAGGAGAAGCATCTCAGTGTACGAG ATTGCTGGCCGAGATCACAAA ATTTACAGGCAGAACATTTGCCTGCTAGCAAAACTCTTCCTCGATCACAAGACCCTGTA TGACATGGAGCCATTTGTCTTCGACATCCAAACGGAAGTAGACAAGCTGGGGGCCCACATTGTGGCATGTTTCTCCAAA